DNA sequence from the Halanaerobiales bacterium genome:
AATTCTATTTCTCCTTTTAATTTCATAAACTGTTTCAATTTTCTAAAACGAATAGCATCTATTAAAGCATTTTCTACCATTTCTGATTTACTATTTGTATTATATATAGCTTCTGCTTCCTTAATAATCTTTTCTGACAAATTTAAGGTGGTTCTCATTATCATCATCTCCCTCATAATAATTATACATCATTTTATTATGATAA
Encoded proteins:
- a CDS encoding type II toxin-antitoxin system VapB family antitoxin is translated as MRTTLNLSEKIIKEAEAIYNTNSKSEMVENALIDAIRFRKLKQFMKLKGEIEFDEKSIDKLRSAEIEETKNNS